A single Lactuca sativa cultivar Salinas chromosome 8, Lsat_Salinas_v11, whole genome shotgun sequence DNA region contains:
- the LOC111881615 gene encoding uncharacterized protein LOC111881615: MELEHKAYWALKTCDFEPNELRANQNLQINALEELRNESYTKSLIYKDKTKRWHYARLKGNKEFEANQKVLLYNSRLKLFPRKLLTRWSGPFTIKLVYPYWVIELWSKDGSSIKVNGHRVNKYEEGILNEKLLEEGMDFEKAATM, encoded by the coding sequence ATGGAGCTTGAACACAAAGCCTATTGGGCTTTAAAAACATGCGATTTTGAGCCAAATGAGTTGCGTGCCAATCAAAATTTACAAATAAATGCTTTGGAAGAATTGAGGAACGAGTCCTACACTAAATCATTGATCTACAAAGACAAGACAAAAAGATGGCATTATGCAAGGTTGAAGGGTAACAAGGAATTTGAAGCTAACCAAAAAGTTCTTTTATACAATTCAAGACTTAAGCTTTTTCCGAGAAAATTGCTTACTCGTTGGTCCGGGCCTTTTACAATCAAGCTTGTATATCCGTATTGGGTAATTGAGTTGTGGAGCAAAGATGGATCAAGCATTAAAGTGAATGGGCATAGGGTCAATAAATATGAAGAGGGCATACTAAATGAAAAATTACTTGAAGAGGGAATGGACTTTGAGAAAGCCGCTACAATGTAA